CTTGAAAGCAGGCTTGGTTGGCCCATCCGAATCTATCCCAATTATTAATGGAAAAATGGGATTATCAACCTGGCAGAATATTTTTTTATGTGAATTTGATGGCCCTCGCCAGAACCGAACAATAGTTGTAACAGTTATTAATTCAGCGAAATAGCTGTTTGAGAAATTCGGGCATTCAGGTTAAATGCTAATTCGATAATTTCCATATTCATGTATTTTGTTAGCGGGAGACTTGTTAATACATTTAATACGTCATTTTCAGTACTTGCAGGAATCGTTGACCATAGGGTAGAACGGTCTAATGATAGCGAATAGCTTGTTATCAATCCTTTGGTCAGCAAGCGTTCAAGCTTTTTCCTTTGCTCAGGAATCTGCGTTAAAAACTCTTCCGTTAATAATTCAGGCAGTTTCATTATTACCATGTATTCCTTCATGCTTATTTAGAATTGATCTACATAATAAGTACAAGTATTTGGCCAAAAAAGAAAAAGGACACATTAATGACAGCTATGTTCTGAAGATTCCCCATCCACATTTTCTTGCGGGCTAAGCACCTGATCTTTTGGACTTATATAAGGTATCCCTAAATTTAAACCTCTTAGAATGAACAATAATCCGATAAGAATAACCAATATGGGAATTAGCTTATTTAATTTAGCTCTTATCTTCATGTTCAGTGTTGAACTCAAAAAAGCTATTCCTATAAGCATAGGTGCAGTTCCCAGACCAAATGCGGCCATATAAATTGCTCCTGATAATGCGTCTTTTGATTCAATTGCTCCTGCAATGGCAATGTATACCAGTCCGCAGGGTAAAAGTCCGTTAAAAAAACCAATCAGAAATAATGATTTATAAGAAGATATGGCAAAAAGGGATCGAAGTTTAGAAATCATTCGACTTGCAAAGCTGGATATGAATTTATCGATGAAAACCTTGTTCTTAAATAATACGGGAAAGAATACCGATAAGATCATAATTGCGCCAAGTACTATTGAAATCCATTGTTGGAAACCGGCAAGAACAAGTCCTTTTCCGAATAATCCAAACAATAGTCCCAATAATGCATATGTCAACACTTTACCAATATTATAGGTAAGTGCACCCGTTAATTTTGTAAAAGTATTGTTGCGGTTTAATGGTAAAGCCAATGCAATAGGGCCACACATGCCAGCACAATGAGCACTTCCTCCTATAAGACCAAAAACAAAAGCTTCGATGAAATACTCCATTCCAATTAGTTCACTTGCAAATCCTGATTAATATAGTATGCAACTGAGTCAGCAATCCAATCTAATTTAATGTGATACAATCCTTTCTGCAAATTTTCAACAGACATGGCCTGGGTTAGGTTATTGTTCAATTTTAGACGATAATGATGATCTAAATGCTTATCAGAAGGTCGATATAAATGAATGCTGCCTTCTATTTTACTTGACTGAAAATAGGTAGGAAACTGAAGGTATAATGTATTGTTATCTATGCTAAATTCAGGCTTTTCCGCAAGCTCTGATGCATTTTGTTCTTTATCGATATGATCTTGATAGGAAAGCTCTTTGGTATAATAATCTTCATCAACCAAATTAATTTCATGCTGATAGCTTATAATTATTCGTGCGGCCATGCTGCCAAAAAATAGCAAAATTACCAACACAATTGCTGTTCCCCAATTGAACTTAATTCCCATAAAAAAATGTTTAGGGGCCTACAAACCAAGAATCAACTTCCTGGATTAAATCCCCATTTGAATATACACCAAAGGTA
This DNA window, taken from Bacteroidota bacterium, encodes the following:
- a CDS encoding sulfite exporter TauE/SafE family protein yields the protein MEYFIEAFVFGLIGGSAHCAGMCGPIALALPLNRNNTFTKLTGALTYNIGKVLTYALLGLLFGLFGKGLVLAGFQQWISIVLGAIMILSVFFPVLFKNKVFIDKFISSFASRMISKLRSLFAISSYKSLFLIGFFNGLLPCGLVYIAIAGAIESKDALSGAIYMAAFGLGTAPMLIGIAFLSSTLNMKIRAKLNKLIPILVILIGLLFILRGLNLGIPYISPKDQVLSPQENVDGESSEHSCH